From one Gemmatimonas sp. UBA7669 genomic stretch:
- a CDS encoding amidohydrolase family protein, with amino-acid sequence MLSGPTAALSLAMTIALVPAHLVAVGTPLEAQAAPQAAPRAATPAARPLPLEATRRFPLDTREGTWLSVDVSPDGQSIVFDMLGDLYLMPFAGGDATQLTSGLAFDTQPRFSPDGKSIVFISDRQGADNVHVLDVATKEVKEVTRGRTNVYLSPEYSPDGQYIVASRGGFRGSLPTLWMYHVKGGNGVSLYTPPPNPAPGTAVQQAGAAFSADGRFLYYTQRASAWHYNAQFPQYQIWSYDRETGEREPLSSRYGSAVRPTVSPDGKWLVYGSRYEDKTGLRVRELATGEERWLAYPTQRDEMESRAPMDALPGMSFTPDSKQLVANYGNKLWRVAIDGSGQVEIPFRVQAQVEVGPEVAFRYPITDSAQFNARQIRDGVPSPDGKLLAFVAMDRLYVMDWPGGTPRRVSTLDAIEAEPAWSPDGRTLAWVTWTPSGGALQKASMTNGRAARVVTISRGNATLRQPAFSLNGARIVALRTPAQGRRDQTGVTGTTQLVWFDAAASSPVDATVIARSAGRSKPHFARDTTRIYLSSNAGLVSIRWDGTDEQRHLRVVGGGGAGAIDDDHGHGDHGDLTLSELELARTPEEPDSPGAPAQLTLMSPSGDMALAQINSDFYTVVVPPRGTQATVNVSDPNTAAFPVRRLTDIGGQFPAWSRDGRTVHWSIGNAHVMYNLDSAAVREATATARRDSAGAPAAAPATSGQTASRAPAYQPAETRVLVPVVRDLPNGTVVLRNAKLVTMKGDEIIARGDVVVRNNRIAAVGASGTVTVPTGAREMDLAGATVVPGFVDTHAHLRAERGTIHETQPWAYLANLAYGVTTTRDPQTATTDVLTYQDMVEAGQIIGPRIYSTGPGVFNTDVIRDQEQARNMLKRYSSYYDTKTIKMYVAGVRQVRQWIITAAREQQLMPTTEGSLDVKLNLTETLDGYPGLEHSMGITPLGADVTGFMAWSKRAYTPTLLVNYGGPWGENWFYTKENPYGDPKLQRFTAYEELALKTRRRMATMPGGSTAGGWFRDEEYVFPQLASDATKILRSGGRLGIGSHGQLQGLGYHWELWAMASGGMTAHEALRVATIMGADDIGLSGDLGSIEPGKLADLVILDRDPLADLRNTNSIRYVMKNGRLYDGNTLAELHPTRREGPEVGNRAVRPETKAGVGR; translated from the coding sequence TTGCTGTCCGGGCCTACGGCCGCGCTGTCTCTCGCGATGACCATCGCGCTGGTGCCGGCCCACCTCGTGGCCGTCGGCACGCCACTTGAGGCGCAGGCCGCTCCGCAAGCCGCTCCGCGCGCCGCCACACCCGCCGCCAGGCCGCTGCCGCTCGAGGCAACACGCCGCTTTCCACTCGACACGCGTGAAGGCACCTGGCTGTCGGTGGATGTGAGCCCCGACGGGCAGTCCATTGTCTTCGACATGCTGGGCGATCTGTATCTGATGCCCTTCGCCGGCGGCGATGCGACACAGCTCACGAGCGGATTGGCCTTTGACACACAGCCGCGCTTCAGTCCCGATGGCAAGTCCATCGTGTTCATCTCCGACCGGCAGGGCGCGGACAACGTGCACGTGCTCGACGTGGCCACGAAGGAGGTCAAGGAGGTCACGCGCGGCCGCACGAATGTGTATCTCTCGCCGGAGTATTCGCCCGACGGTCAGTACATCGTGGCCAGTCGCGGTGGATTCCGCGGCAGTCTGCCCACGCTGTGGATGTATCACGTGAAGGGCGGCAACGGCGTGTCGCTGTACACACCGCCGCCCAATCCGGCACCGGGTACCGCCGTGCAGCAGGCCGGAGCGGCATTCAGCGCCGACGGACGCTTTCTGTACTACACGCAGCGCGCCAGTGCCTGGCACTACAACGCGCAGTTTCCGCAATACCAGATTTGGTCATATGACCGCGAAACCGGCGAACGGGAGCCACTCTCCTCGCGCTACGGCTCCGCGGTGCGGCCCACCGTAAGCCCCGATGGCAAGTGGCTGGTGTACGGCTCACGCTACGAAGACAAGACGGGATTGCGTGTGCGCGAGCTCGCCACCGGCGAGGAGCGCTGGCTGGCCTATCCCACGCAGCGCGACGAGATGGAATCGCGCGCGCCCATGGATGCGCTGCCGGGCATGAGCTTCACACCCGACAGCAAACAGCTCGTGGCCAACTACGGCAACAAGCTCTGGCGTGTGGCGATTGACGGCAGTGGGCAGGTGGAGATTCCGTTCCGTGTGCAGGCCCAGGTGGAAGTGGGCCCCGAAGTAGCTTTCCGCTATCCCATCACGGACAGCGCGCAATTCAACGCGCGCCAGATCCGCGATGGTGTACCCAGCCCCGATGGCAAGCTCCTGGCGTTTGTCGCCATGGACCGCCTGTACGTGATGGACTGGCCGGGTGGCACGCCGCGGCGGGTGTCCACGCTCGACGCCATTGAAGCCGAACCGGCGTGGTCACCGGACGGTCGTACCCTCGCGTGGGTCACGTGGACGCCTTCGGGCGGTGCGCTGCAGAAGGCCAGCATGACGAACGGACGCGCTGCACGTGTGGTCACCATCAGTCGCGGCAATGCCACCTTGCGTCAGCCGGCGTTCTCGCTGAACGGTGCGCGCATCGTGGCGCTGCGTACCCCGGCGCAGGGGCGGCGTGATCAGACCGGTGTGACGGGTACGACCCAGTTGGTGTGGTTCGACGCTGCAGCCTCGTCGCCGGTTGACGCCACGGTCATTGCGCGCAGCGCCGGTCGCAGCAAGCCGCACTTTGCGCGCGACACGACCCGCATCTACCTGTCGTCCAATGCCGGACTCGTGTCCATCCGCTGGGATGGCACCGACGAACAGCGTCACTTGCGCGTGGTGGGTGGCGGCGGTGCCGGCGCCATTGATGACGATCACGGGCACGGCGACCATGGCGACCTGACGCTGTCGGAGCTGGAGCTGGCGCGTACGCCGGAAGAGCCCGACTCGCCGGGCGCCCCCGCGCAACTCACCCTCATGTCGCCAAGCGGTGACATGGCACTCGCGCAGATCAACAGCGACTTCTACACCGTCGTGGTACCGCCTCGTGGCACGCAGGCTACCGTGAACGTGAGTGATCCCAACACGGCCGCCTTCCCCGTGCGGAGGCTCACCGACATTGGCGGTCAGTTCCCCGCCTGGTCGCGTGATGGACGTACGGTGCACTGGTCGATTGGCAACGCGCACGTGATGTACAACCTCGACAGCGCGGCCGTGCGCGAGGCGACCGCGACGGCTCGGCGTGACTCGGCGGGGGCGCCTGCGGCTGCTCCGGCAACGTCGGGGCAGACCGCGTCGAGGGCGCCGGCGTATCAGCCCGCCGAAACGCGTGTGCTGGTTCCGGTGGTGCGCGACCTGCCAAACGGCACCGTCGTGCTGCGCAACGCCAAGCTCGTCACCATGAAGGGCGACGAGATCATCGCTCGCGGCGATGTGGTGGTGCGCAACAATCGGATTGCAGCGGTTGGGGCATCGGGCACGGTGACGGTGCCGACTGGCGCCCGCGAGATGGACCTGGCTGGCGCCACGGTGGTGCCTGGTTTTGTGGATACGCATGCGCACCTGCGCGCTGAACGTGGCACCATTCACGAGACGCAGCCCTGGGCCTATTTGGCCAACCTCGCGTACGGCGTGACCACCACGCGTGATCCGCAGACGGCCACCACTGACGTGCTGACCTATCAGGACATGGTGGAGGCCGGACAGATCATCGGGCCGCGCATCTACTCCACCGGACCGGGCGTGTTCAACACGGACGTGATCCGCGATCAGGAGCAGGCGCGCAACATGCTCAAGCGCTACAGCAGCTACTACGACACCAAGACCATCAAGATGTACGTGGCGGGTGTGCGGCAGGTGCGGCAGTGGATCATTACGGCAGCGCGCGAGCAGCAGCTCATGCCCACCACCGAAGGCTCACTCGACGTCAAGCTCAATCTCACGGAAACGCTGGACGGTTACCCGGGCCTCGAGCACAGCATGGGCATCACGCCGCTCGGCGCCGACGTGACGGGCTTCATGGCCTGGAGCAAGCGCGCCTACACGCCCACGCTGCTGGTCAACTATGGCGGGCCGTGGGGCGAGAACTGGTTCTACACGAAGGAGAATCCGTACGGCGACCCCAAGCTGCAGCGCTTCACCGCCTACGAGGAGCTCGCGCTCAAGACGCGGCGGCGCATGGCCACGATGCCGGGTGGCAGTACGGCCGGTGGCTGGTTCCGCGACGAGGAGTATGTGTTTCCGCAGCTCGCGTCCGATGCCACCAAGATTCTGCGCAGCGGCGGACGGCTGGGCATCGGCAGTCACGGCCAGCTACAGGGCCTCGGCTACCACTGGGAGCTGTGGGCCATGGCGAGCGGTGGCATGACGGCACACGAGGCGCTGCGTGTGGCCACGATCATGGGCGCCGATGATATCGGGTTGTCGGGGGACTTGGGATCAATCGAGCCGGGCAAGCTGGCGGATCTGGTCATTCTGGATCGTGATCCGCTGGCGGATTTGCGGAACACGAACAGCATTCGCTACGTGATGAAGAACGGGCGGTTGTATGATGGCAACACGCTGGCGGAGTTGCATCCGACGCGGCGGGAGGGGCCGGAGGTGGGGAATCGGGCGGTTCGTCCTGAGACGAAAGCGGGGGTAGGGAGATAG
- a CDS encoding Ig-like domain-containing protein: MRLRAAMRLATGLVMGVVLGACEDEYGPNVSGVPGFDIRWVEVTPGVDTVFVSDTIRASDRLVLQAAAYGVGSQRLPVGRFVWGTSDSNVAVVDSFGVVTPRRFGTVEISASATRIGKATVVVAPATRRVEVASVTDTILIDEPVVAANARLQLSARAVNETGQTVTGSRVAWSVSPSSVASIDSTGLLRALTPGAAVVTAVVTSAGVQGQRTIQVLPSIRDLRIGPAPAQVLAGDTVVLTTVATNYAGQPITRAVRWQTSNPSIASVDSTGRVIFVSVGSATITASSTYRTATVSITALGRELTAVASGFDFTCGTARLGRIYCWGRGTQGQLASQADSLCFTDLIPRQELDPRACAIAPKQSSAPTLKAATIAATDSSACVISSASQLYCWGHDRFGEVGNGGAAGGALPSLATVSNERFSVLTGGGNHACAISLSGLAFCWGKDETGQLGDRRRVNSTTPIPVVGPDGLLATALRFSEIEAGDYHTCGIERTSGRAYCWGDGGFGAVGHGRADTVDVPTPVSGELAFQHISAGRHHTCGVTRIGDMYCWGANSSGQLGVSGLGQSLTPVFVGSGYTNVSVAIGYSCGLRSGGSVHCWGSNAYGQLGRGGGNPTGNSSSPAAVALNRSILSISAGSRHICAVDSEFQTWCWGGNLMGALGNGLQAAMRAVPERIAPLR; encoded by the coding sequence ATGCGATTGCGCGCAGCGATGAGGCTAGCGACAGGGTTGGTGATGGGCGTAGTGCTCGGTGCCTGTGAAGACGAGTACGGGCCGAACGTGAGCGGCGTGCCCGGCTTCGACATCCGGTGGGTGGAAGTCACGCCTGGTGTGGACACTGTATTTGTGTCCGACACCATCCGCGCCAGCGATCGCCTGGTCCTGCAGGCCGCGGCCTACGGTGTCGGTTCGCAGCGCTTGCCCGTCGGACGCTTTGTGTGGGGCACATCAGACAGCAATGTGGCCGTGGTGGACAGCTTTGGTGTCGTCACGCCGCGCCGCTTCGGTACAGTGGAAATCTCTGCGAGTGCCACGCGCATTGGCAAAGCCACGGTGGTCGTGGCGCCGGCCACGCGGCGGGTGGAGGTCGCTTCGGTCACCGATACGATTCTGATTGACGAGCCGGTGGTCGCGGCGAACGCACGCTTGCAATTGAGCGCGCGCGCCGTCAACGAGACAGGCCAGACCGTTACAGGCTCTCGCGTCGCATGGAGTGTTTCGCCAAGCAGTGTCGCCAGCATCGACTCAACGGGTTTGCTGCGTGCGCTCACACCGGGCGCCGCCGTCGTGACGGCAGTCGTGACGTCGGCTGGCGTGCAGGGGCAGCGTACCATACAGGTCCTGCCCTCCATTCGTGACCTGCGCATTGGGCCAGCGCCAGCACAGGTGCTGGCTGGCGACACCGTGGTGCTCACAACCGTTGCGACTAACTATGCTGGGCAGCCAATCACGCGAGCCGTGCGGTGGCAAACCTCGAATCCTTCGATCGCGAGCGTAGACAGTACCGGGCGTGTCATCTTCGTTTCCGTTGGATCGGCGACGATCACGGCGAGCAGCACGTACCGAACCGCTACAGTGAGTATCACCGCACTTGGCCGGGAGCTGACTGCGGTTGCCTCTGGTTTCGATTTTACCTGCGGAACAGCGCGACTTGGTCGAATCTATTGCTGGGGGCGGGGAACGCAGGGGCAACTGGCCAGCCAGGCTGACTCGCTTTGCTTCACTGATTTGATTCCACGCCAAGAACTCGATCCTCGAGCTTGCGCAATCGCGCCGAAGCAATCCTCTGCTCCAACTCTGAAAGCGGCTACGATCGCTGCTACTGACTCCTCAGCCTGCGTCATCTCCTCTGCTTCGCAGCTCTACTGCTGGGGTCACGATCGCTTTGGTGAAGTTGGGAATGGAGGAGCTGCCGGAGGTGCGTTGCCGAGTCTGGCGACCGTTTCGAATGAGAGGTTCTCCGTCCTTACTGGCGGCGGAAACCACGCCTGTGCAATAAGCCTGTCTGGCCTAGCCTTTTGCTGGGGGAAGGACGAGACTGGCCAGCTCGGCGACCGGCGTCGCGTCAACAGTACCACACCCATCCCCGTTGTTGGGCCTGACGGGCTTCTCGCCACCGCTCTGCGCTTCTCGGAAATCGAGGCGGGAGACTACCACACTTGCGGTATCGAGCGCACGAGTGGCAGGGCGTATTGCTGGGGCGATGGCGGATTCGGCGCGGTGGGGCATGGCCGGGCGGATACGGTGGATGTGCCCACGCCGGTTTCGGGTGAGCTGGCCTTCCAGCATATCTCAGCAGGTCGTCATCACACCTGTGGCGTGACGCGCATTGGCGACATGTACTGCTGGGGCGCCAACTCAAGCGGCCAGCTTGGCGTGTCGGGCCTTGGCCAAAGTCTCACACCCGTCTTTGTTGGCAGCGGATACACCAACGTTAGTGTTGCCATTGGTTACTCCTGTGGCCTGCGTTCGGGCGGTAGTGTGCACTGCTGGGGGAGCAACGCCTATGGCCAGTTGGGTCGAGGAGGGGGGAACCCCACCGGCAACTCCTCGTCGCCGGCTGCGGTGGCACTCAACCGCAGCATCCTCAGTATCAGCGCCGGGTCACGCCACATCTGTGCTGTCGACAGCGAGTTCCAGACTTGGTGTTGGGGCGGGAACTTAATGGGCGCTCTCGGCAACGGCCTCCAGGCCGCTATGCGCGCCGTCCCCGAACGCATCGCACCGCTCCGGTAA
- a CDS encoding amidase, with protein MDSILDRDTLQAFCRHTHVERAPTRGGALSGLSFGLKDLFDVAGERTGFGSPDWLRTHDVASEDSWVLRVLLDAGAHMLGRTHTEEMAFSLTGENAHYGTPRNPRAPERVPGGSSSGSAAAVAGGLVDFAIGSDTGGSVRAPSSFCGIFGMRPTHGVLPLTGACPLAPMFDTVGWFARDAQMLARVGTVLFDAAGVAPQHSPVPPTRVLVAQDALELTVQESRPMLEEAVQRVASQLASQLASQLASQLASQASVEMLTLAPEGLRAWYDVFRVLQWADIWRTHGAWVERVRPTFGPQIAPRFEAASRVTADEVRDADQARLHIVARLESLLAGDTVLVLPTVPDVAPKLALPPAETVAVREQALQLLCSAGLGGLPQISMPMAERDGLPMGVSLLAGRGRDRWLLELAASLR; from the coding sequence ATGGACTCCATCCTCGATCGTGATACGCTGCAGGCATTCTGCCGCCACACCCATGTGGAGCGTGCACCCACGCGCGGCGGTGCGCTGAGTGGTCTGAGCTTCGGGCTCAAGGACCTGTTTGATGTGGCCGGTGAGCGCACGGGGTTCGGCAGTCCGGATTGGCTGCGCACACACGACGTGGCCAGCGAAGACAGCTGGGTGCTGCGTGTATTGCTGGACGCGGGCGCGCACATGCTGGGCCGCACGCACACCGAGGAGATGGCCTTCAGTCTGACCGGCGAGAACGCGCACTATGGCACGCCGCGCAATCCGCGTGCGCCCGAGCGGGTGCCGGGAGGATCGTCGAGTGGCTCAGCGGCGGCCGTGGCCGGCGGGCTGGTGGACTTTGCCATTGGCAGCGACACCGGCGGCAGCGTGCGCGCGCCGTCCTCGTTCTGCGGGATCTTTGGCATGCGGCCAACACATGGCGTGCTGCCGCTCACGGGTGCCTGCCCGCTGGCGCCCATGTTCGACACGGTGGGCTGGTTTGCGCGTGATGCACAGATGCTTGCGCGCGTGGGGACGGTGCTGTTCGATGCGGCCGGTGTTGCGCCGCAGCACAGTCCCGTGCCTCCCACGCGTGTGCTGGTGGCGCAGGATGCCTTGGAGCTGACGGTACAGGAATCGCGGCCGATGCTGGAGGAAGCCGTGCAGCGTGTGGCGTCGCAGCTGGCGTCGCAGCTGGCGTCGCAGCTGGCGTCGCAGCTGGCATCGCAGGCAAGCGTGGAAATGCTCACCCTCGCCCCCGAAGGTCTGCGCGCGTGGTACGACGTGTTCCGTGTGCTGCAGTGGGCGGACATCTGGCGCACCCATGGCGCGTGGGTGGAGCGCGTGCGGCCGACATTCGGCCCGCAGATCGCCCCCCGTTTCGAAGCCGCGTCCCGCGTGACGGCCGACGAAGTGCGCGACGCCGATCAGGCGCGGCTGCACATCGTTGCGCGGCTCGAGTCACTGCTTGCTGGCGACACCGTACTGGTGCTGCCTACCGTGCCTGATGTCGCGCCCAAGTTGGCCCTGCCGCCGGCTGAGACGGTGGCGGTTCGCGAGCAAGCATTGCAGCTGCTGTGTTCGGCCGGTCTGGGTGGCTTGCCGCAGATCTCGATGCCGATGGCCGAGCGTGACGGCCTGCCAATGGGAGTGTCGCTGCTGGCAGGCCGTGGCCGTGACAGGTGGTTGCTTGAGTTGGCGGCGTCACTGCGTTGA
- a CDS encoding GlxA family transcriptional regulator, which yields MPPRADPPHSTSRAAPPIPVAIFVQPSVVLFDLAVPLQVFGYPRPDEGAQRYRVTLCAEHPGLLPSASGMGVEVQKGLAALRHAHTIVVPGIDDLTVRPGPAALRALRAAAARGARFVSICTGAFALAEAGMLNGKRATTHWLDAEELRTCYPTIDVDPDVLYVDNGQVLTSAGIACGIDLCLHVVRQDYGAGVAAAVARRLVVAPHREGSQAQYVARPVEPDDGHSLEDTCRWARSRLSQALTVAQLAQHAGLPERTFSRRFRTEIGTSPLQWLLAERLLAARELLERTRWPLARIASRCGLGSEVSLRQHFRRRFQISPSTYRRTHGLHPRS from the coding sequence ATGCCACCTCGCGCTGACCCTCCGCATTCAACGTCTCGCGCCGCGCCACCCATCCCGGTGGCCATTTTCGTACAGCCCTCCGTCGTGCTGTTCGACTTGGCCGTGCCGCTGCAGGTCTTTGGCTATCCGCGTCCCGACGAGGGCGCACAGCGCTATCGGGTCACGCTCTGCGCTGAGCATCCCGGGCTGCTGCCGTCCGCATCAGGCATGGGCGTCGAAGTGCAAAAGGGCCTGGCCGCGTTGCGCCACGCGCACACCATTGTGGTGCCTGGCATTGACGACTTGACCGTGCGTCCTGGACCGGCAGCACTGCGCGCGCTCCGCGCCGCGGCGGCGCGAGGGGCACGCTTCGTGTCCATTTGCACCGGGGCCTTTGCGTTGGCCGAGGCCGGTATGCTGAATGGCAAGCGGGCCACGACGCACTGGCTCGACGCCGAGGAGTTGCGTACCTGCTATCCGACAATCGACGTGGACCCCGACGTGCTGTACGTGGACAACGGGCAAGTCCTCACGTCGGCGGGCATTGCGTGTGGCATTGACCTGTGCCTGCATGTGGTACGACAGGACTACGGGGCCGGAGTGGCTGCTGCAGTGGCCAGGCGGCTGGTGGTGGCGCCGCATCGCGAGGGCTCGCAGGCGCAGTATGTGGCGCGACCGGTTGAGCCGGATGACGGGCATTCGCTCGAAGACACCTGCCGCTGGGCTCGCAGCCGGCTCTCGCAGGCGCTGACGGTTGCGCAACTGGCTCAACACGCCGGCCTTCCCGAGCGTACGTTTTCCCGACGCTTTCGCACCGAGATTGGCACCTCGCCGCTGCAGTGGCTGCTGGCCGAGCGCCTGCTGGCGGCCCGCGAGTTGCTCGAGCGCACGCGCTGGCCTCTGGCACGCATTGCGTCACGCTGTGGCCTGGGCAGCGAGGTGTCGTTGCGTCAGCACTTCCGTCGTCGCTTCCAGATCAGTCCGTCCACCTATCGTCGCACGCATGGACTCCATCCTCGATCGTGA
- a CDS encoding sulfurtransferase, producing the protein MSWLYRLPSHTRSLSMLLAVTAALATTATAQRAPAPIQVVDGAWLAAHLDDADLVVLQVEMDTSAKTARIPGARMLPYRALVMTRDGLSSELPSPDSLASLFSGLGIAPGALVVATTTHEPPMAARALMTLDVMGHPRLAFLAGGVAQWKRDGRPLATAPARFTRSSYPVRPAAEVVVNAEWIAQRQGRGIALIDTRTDGEFDGTGNRSGMPSDGHPAGARQLQWEQVFANVDLHQLQDSATLRRLYTERMRGGDTLVTYCWVGYRASMTYVAARTLGLPVRLYDGSYQDWQRRGLPVLKGSDGR; encoded by the coding sequence ATGTCATGGCTTTACCGGTTGCCGTCCCACACACGTTCGCTGTCGATGCTGCTGGCCGTCACCGCCGCACTCGCGACCACTGCCACTGCCCAGCGGGCACCGGCGCCCATTCAGGTGGTCGACGGCGCATGGCTCGCGGCCCATCTTGACGACGCCGATCTGGTGGTGCTGCAGGTGGAGATGGACACCAGCGCCAAGACGGCACGCATCCCCGGTGCGCGCATGCTGCCCTACCGGGCGCTGGTCATGACACGCGATGGACTCAGCAGCGAGCTGCCATCCCCCGACAGTCTGGCCTCCCTGTTCTCAGGGTTGGGCATTGCCCCCGGTGCGCTGGTGGTGGCCACCACCACGCACGAGCCACCCATGGCTGCCCGTGCCCTGATGACGCTTGATGTCATGGGCCATCCACGTCTCGCGTTTCTCGCAGGGGGCGTGGCGCAATGGAAGCGCGATGGCCGTCCGTTGGCCACCGCGCCCGCCCGCTTCACACGCAGCAGCTACCCGGTGCGGCCGGCCGCCGAGGTGGTGGTGAACGCCGAGTGGATTGCGCAACGACAGGGCAGGGGGATTGCCCTGATCGATACGCGAACGGACGGGGAGTTTGACGGCACCGGAAATCGCAGTGGCATGCCAAGTGACGGTCACCCCGCGGGGGCGCGGCAGCTGCAGTGGGAACAGGTCTTTGCCAACGTGGACCTGCATCAGCTGCAGGACAGCGCCACGCTCCGCCGGTTGTACACGGAGCGCATGCGCGGTGGTGATACGCTCGTGACCTACTGCTGGGTGGGCTACCGCGCGTCGATGACCTATGTCGCGGCACGCACGTTGGGACTCCCGGTGCGCCTCTACGACGGCAGTTATCAGGACTGGCAGCGTCGCGGGCTGCCCGTGCTCAAAGGCAGCGACGGGCGCTAG
- a CDS encoding DUF4249 domain-containing protein produces the protein MKQLMHRSIHAATVAATAAVCAMLLTACERVVDITVPDGPTRLVVEGRVEAVVGRPSGRQQVILTTTAPYFQQTAAPPARGAQVSIADETGRVVPLAESATAPGHYVTENLVARVGGRYTLRIRWQGDEYEAEDTLLPVAPIDSLYFTKRSFLGFGRPEDEDTLPRVTIDMRDPVGASNYYLWDLYVDGQRVLVSDSVLRHRAVDTDQYFDGLRIRSYQTHPDTPIRPGQMVLLRQQSLSEQQYRFYRTLNDQMIGNGSPFSIPPTSVRGNISNRTRPAVRALGIFMATNVVEGLIRAP, from the coding sequence ATGAAGCAGCTCATGCATCGATCCATCCACGCCGCCACGGTGGCGGCCACTGCGGCTGTTTGTGCCATGCTGCTGACGGCGTGCGAGCGCGTGGTTGACATCACAGTACCCGACGGCCCGACCCGACTGGTGGTGGAGGGACGCGTAGAGGCCGTGGTTGGCCGTCCAAGTGGCCGGCAGCAGGTGATTCTCACCACCACCGCACCCTACTTCCAGCAGACCGCGGCGCCGCCGGCCCGCGGCGCGCAGGTGTCCATTGCCGATGAAACCGGGCGCGTGGTGCCACTGGCTGAATCGGCCACTGCGCCCGGTCACTACGTCACCGAGAACCTTGTTGCGCGGGTCGGCGGCCGCTACACCCTGCGCATCAGGTGGCAAGGTGACGAGTACGAGGCCGAGGACACCCTGCTGCCCGTCGCGCCCATTGATTCGTTGTACTTCACCAAGCGCAGCTTCCTGGGCTTCGGACGGCCCGAAGACGAGGATACGCTGCCGCGTGTCACCATCGACATGCGCGATCCTGTCGGGGCCAGCAACTACTACCTCTGGGATCTCTACGTTGATGGCCAGCGTGTTCTCGTGTCCGACAGTGTGCTGCGGCACCGGGCCGTCGATACCGATCAGTACTTCGATGGCTTGCGCATCCGCTCGTATCAGACACATCCGGACACACCCATCAGACCGGGGCAGATGGTGCTGCTGCGCCAGCAGTCGCTGTCGGAACAACAGTATCGTTTCTACCGCACGCTGAACGACCAGATGATCGGCAACGGGTCGCCGTTCTCGATTCCGCCCACGTCGGTCCGTGGCAACATCTCCAACCGCACGAGACCAGCAGTGCGTGCTCTGGGGATCTTCATGGCCACCAACGTGGTGGAAGGGTTGATACGCGCGCCGTAG